The genome window GGGTCTTAAAGTCGGACACGTAGATAGGCTCCAAGTCAAAGAAACTATGCAGAGTGCAGACTACGAAAACTTGTTTATCGTAGGGGATGCTCAATGGTTTCTTGAGAATGAAAGACCTATTCCCCAGATTGTAGAAGCCGCCGAGCAGACAGCTTCCGTTGCAGTCCATAATATTGTCTCCAAAATCAAAGGAGAGGATAAAAAATATACTTTCAAATCTAATTTTCATGGATTCATGGTTTCCATCGGTGGACGCTATGCTGTCTCTCATACAGGAGGCATTTCACTTTCAGGTATTCCTGCAATGGCATTGAAGCACCTTGTCAATGTTCTTTATTTGCATTCAGTAAGTGGCTTGAACGCCTGGTGGAAGTACATTCAGCATGAAATTTTTGACATGAAGGAAGGCCGGACTCTCGTCGGCGGTATCATCAGTAACCATATTCAATCTCTTTGGGCATTTCCTCTCCGACTCTGGTTGGGTCTCATGTGGCTTATCGAAGGATTGAATAAAATCGGCGAGGGCTGGCTCAAGTTTGACCTAGGTTCCAAATCGGGATGGATGTTCAGTCGCGGTATCGTTCAAGCCGGATTTGGCACACCCGCCAGTTATCAGCCCGTAGCCTCTGCTGCCGCAAGCGGTGGAGCAGACACTATGGCAGCCGCCAGTGATATGGCAGAAGCGGCAGCGCCTGTTGTTGCAGACACTGTAGCCGCCGCCAGTGATATGGTCGAGGCTGCGGCCCCTGTTGTGGCAGACACAGTAGCCGCCGCCAGTGGTATGGCAGATGAAATTGTAAACTCCGCAGCAAATGTAACACATACGGCAACTCATGCCCTTGGTAAGCTTTGGGATACAAGCGGACTTGTTCTGAAACCTGACAGCCTAGTGGTTACCTGGTTTAGGGAAACATTTATGGACTCCATGGCTGTCTATATTCCCTACGAGATTTTCCAGTCTATGATCATCTCCGTAGAAGTTCTGATTGGTTTGGCTCTCATTGGTGGATTATTTGTATTCCCCGCTGCCGGTGTCTCCATTATCATGTGTTTCGTATTTATCTTTTCAGGATTTTTTAGCTGGGGTCAGATCTGGTTTATTTTCGCAGCGGTCATCATGCTGGGAGGAGCCGGAAGAGTTCTTGGTTTGGATTATTGGGTAATGCCCTGGTTGAAAAGATGGTGGAATGGCACAACTCTGGCCCATAAGACTTATCTCTATTTTGGAGAACCCCGGAATAAGAAAAGGAAAAAATAGTTGAGCCGTTCATTTACATATCTTGGAGAAGGGGCCGCTTTGAAGGCCTCTCTTCAACAGGTTATTCAAAAAATAAATGAACTGGTACAGGAAAGTCCCTCTCTTATTCGCGGTGATTTGGAAGTTCTGACCCAGAGAACTGGTAAGCTCCTGAGGCCTGCTTTATTCCTTTTATGTGCAGATGGCGGTGAAGGTAAAAATGACGATCTTATTACCGTTGCCGCCTCTATAGAACTCTTGCATATAGCCACATTGGCTCATGACGATGTTCTAGATAAGGCGCTTAAGAGACGTGGCAATGTCACACTGTATAGTAAGGAAGGAGCCAAAAGGGCTATATTGGCGGGAGACTATCTTCTTTCGCTTTCCCTCAGGCTTTCCTCTACTTTTTTTGATGTGTCTCTGGTTCCATCCATGACATCAAGCCTCGAGCGTCTTTGCCTCAGTGAGATTGATCAGGATTCTGGATTCGGGAATTTTCATATAAACCGGGATCAGTATTTTGAAAGAATCCGAGGGAAAACAGCAGAACTGTTTGGCCTTTCCTGTAGGTCTGGAGCTGTTCTGGGCGGTAAGAGTCTTGAAGTTCAGAATGAACTCTATAATATGGGAATTGATTTCGGAATGGCTTTTCAGATTCGAGATGATGTTCTGGATTATACCGGTGAATCTCGTAAGATGGGTAAGCCCGCAGGTAATGATTTGCGGGAAGGAATTCCAACTCTGCCTCTGATTTTAGCTGTGGAAGATAAACTTTCCGGTCTTGAATTTCTCTTGAGAAAGCCTTTCTGGAGGGTCAATGCAGGGCTGATTAGAAATCGTATTCTATCTGCTGGATATTCTCAAAAAGCCGATGAAATTTCAGGTCAGTATATCCAAAATTCCTTGGTTCTGGCAGAGAAATCTCTTTCAAAAGAGGCTTTTGAGCAGTACCGGCACATCTTGGATAGTTTGCGCAAAATCCCTCAATAATAGCTGCTGTGGAGAACTTCTTTTCAAAAAAACTATTCTGATGGATAATAGAAATCATGAAATCAGATTCAGTCATTCTTGAAATCAGGAAAAAAGAACAAACCATCAAAGACCTTGAGCATATCCTCGCTCTCTTAAGCTGGGACCAGGAAACGGGTATGCCCGGGGCAGCCGCTAGTGGCAGAGCCCGGCAGATGGGTTTGATTCAGGATCAACTGACAGAACATTTACGGGATGAACGTTGGCCGCATTGGTTGGAAGTCCTGCAAAGTATCCAGAATATTGAAGTTCAAAGATGGGGACAGCTCCTCCAGCGTCGATACCGAGAATATCAGCTTTTGCCACCGGATTTCATGACGCGCTTTGTAGAATCATCTTCTATGGCCAGAGATAGCTGGTTGAAGTCGAGAGAAGCCGATGATTTCGGGCTTTTTGCACCAGACCTTAAGCAACTAGTATTTTTATTAAAAGAACGTTGTGAGTGTTTGGGTTATGAGGATGAACCTTATGATGCTCTGCTCGATCTTTATGAACCGGGCATGAAGGCCTCTGTACTCGAAAAATTATTCGATCAACTGCAAAAAGAACTCTCTTCACTTATTGATAAGGCAATTCGTCCTTTTGAACACACAGACTGCTTTAGTGGAAATAGAATACCCATAGATATTCAAAAAAAGATAAGCCTACGAGTCCTTCAGGATATGGGATATGATTTCAAGGCGGGACGGCTGGATTATTCAGTTCATCCTTTTACTTCAACCCTGGGGGCTTATGATATTAGAGTCACAACTGCTTTTGATGAGAATGACTTCTTTAACGGACTGTTTAGCACGATTCATGAGGGAGGTCATGGTCTGTATGAGCAAAATCTACCGCCACAATGGCATGGGACAGTTGTC of Oceanispirochaeta crateris contains these proteins:
- a CDS encoding polyprenyl synthetase family protein — its product is MSRSFTYLGEGAALKASLQQVIQKINELVQESPSLIRGDLEVLTQRTGKLLRPALFLLCADGGEGKNDDLITVAASIELLHIATLAHDDVLDKALKRRGNVTLYSKEGAKRAILAGDYLLSLSLRLSSTFFDVSLVPSMTSSLERLCLSEIDQDSGFGNFHINRDQYFERIRGKTAELFGLSCRSGAVLGGKSLEVQNELYNMGIDFGMAFQIRDDVLDYTGESRKMGKPAGNDLREGIPTLPLILAVEDKLSGLEFLLRKPFWRVNAGLIRNRILSAGYSQKADEISGQYIQNSLVLAEKSLSKEAFEQYRHILDSLRKIPQ
- a CDS encoding NAD(P)/FAD-dependent oxidoreductase → MSKIVILGGGYAGIHAGKLLHKAFKKDKDMEITLIDKNPYHTLMTELHEIAGGRVDNHGCVKISFDRIFSGKIVNVVQDCITGLDPVKQVLSSDTASYEYDYLIMGTGAESTDFGIPGVKEHSFPLWSYQDALDIKDHIREMFRAASYEKDPEVRKTLMTFAVAGAGFTGVEMVGELIEKLPIMCREYKIDPSEVSLINVEGLGNILNMIPEKPRMKAQKYMEKKGVKIMLNALITKAEANSFTLKDGTQINCGTLIWTCGIKGGQFGVDTGLKVGHVDRLQVKETMQSADYENLFIVGDAQWFLENERPIPQIVEAAEQTASVAVHNIVSKIKGEDKKYTFKSNFHGFMVSIGGRYAVSHTGGISLSGIPAMALKHLVNVLYLHSVSGLNAWWKYIQHEIFDMKEGRTLVGGIISNHIQSLWAFPLRLWLGLMWLIEGLNKIGEGWLKFDLGSKSGWMFSRGIVQAGFGTPASYQPVASAAASGGADTMAAASDMAEAAAPVVADTVAAASDMVEAAAPVVADTVAAASGMADEIVNSAANVTHTATHALGKLWDTSGLVLKPDSLVVTWFRETFMDSMAVYIPYEIFQSMIISVEVLIGLALIGGLFVFPAAGVSIIMCFVFIFSGFFSWGQIWFIFAAVIMLGGAGRVLGLDYWVMPWLKRWWNGTTLAHKTYLYFGEPRNKKRKK
- a CDS encoding carboxypeptidase M32 yields the protein MKSDSVILEIRKKEQTIKDLEHILALLSWDQETGMPGAAASGRARQMGLIQDQLTEHLRDERWPHWLEVLQSIQNIEVQRWGQLLQRRYREYQLLPPDFMTRFVESSSMARDSWLKSREADDFGLFAPDLKQLVFLLKERCECLGYEDEPYDALLDLYEPGMKASVLEKLFDQLQKELSSLIDKAIRPFEHTDCFSGNRIPIDIQKKISLRVLQDMGYDFKAGRLDYSVHPFTSTLGAYDIRVTTAFDENDFFNGLFSTIHEGGHGLYEQNLPPQWHGTVVSEACSLGFHESQSRLWENIIGRSRPFCLYLKNLINQEMPDLDVHEDRMFHQMNKVERSLIRVDADEMTYNLHIILRFRLERALINGEIQVENLPELWNQELFNLLGLKNESDRLGVLQDIHWSCGDMGYFPTYTLGNMFSAQIWKQVKHDIHDVDQLIEKGQFQEIQCWLKDHVHSRAALLTSTEMMHELSGSDPDTSFFIDYLKDKQRQLNG